The sequence CGGATCTGGCCGGGGGCTCACCCCCGGATCCGGGCGGGGCCGGTGGTGCGGATCTCGGCGTGGATCCGCTTCTGAGCGGTGGACCGGAGCCTGGCGTGGGCGGGCTGAACACCGGCGTGGGCCTGGAGGTGGGTGGCGCGGTTCCACCGCCGTCGGACGCCGGCCCGGCGGAGTTCCTCCGCCGGGTGGGGCAGCGCGCCGGGGTGGATGCGGCCACCGCCCGGGCCGGAACCGGCGCCGTCTTCGCCACGTTGCGGGAGGCGATGACCGTACGGGAGTTCCGCGACATGGTGGCGCGACTGCCGCGCGACGGCGGAGGCGGCGGTGCCGCATCCGACCCTCCCGTTTCGTCCGACCCGTACCTGCCCTGAGCCGGCCCGTGCTCCGTCGCCGCGAGGGATTCGTGCCACGCCGGCTCTGGCGTCGCTGAGCTGAACGCGGCGGAGCAGGCGTGTTCGGCGGCCCGCCGTGCCTTGCCGGGATCGGCGTGATGTCTGTGAGTCATCAAGATGACTCACAGACAACACGCTCAACGGAGTATCCGGCCCCGCGCTGTCCGCTCGCGTCGCCCGCTCGACCCTCCGGCCACGGCTGCTCCCTGGCGCTCACCATTCGTACGGGCACTGATCCGGCCGTAGACCGGCGGGCTGTCGATTACTCGACCGCATTGTGGCTATCGCGAAAATCCACCGCGCAAGGATTGTCACGCCGAAAAATCAGCCGGATGAAGTCGTGTTAGGTGAAAATCCGCTGCCGCGCCAGAGGGATGATCGGATGAAGTTCGACGTCCGTCGTCCGAGCCCCGCGTCGACCCTTTGGTCCGACTCTAATCGATGATCTTTCTCGACGGCCATCAAACTCTATGCTCCTTCCATTGTGAAGTCCTGGGGGGGATCATGATCACTTTCATCTATTGCTGTGCGCCTGTCCGTTGTGGATGCCCGCGCGCGTTCTGAGATGAAGACCTCGACACTGGTCCACCACTTCGTCGACGTCGCCGCCACCCGTTCCGATCAGCCTGCCGTGCTCGGCGACACCGGCCCGCTCGACTACGCCACCCTCGCCGGCCTGGCTGGCGGGCACGTCGACCTGCTGACCGCAGCGGGCGTCCAGCCCGGCGACCGGATAGGCATGCTGACCGCACACGGGGCCGCCACCATCGCCGCCATCCTCGGCACGCTCGCCACCGGCGCCACCTACGTGCCGCTCGACCCCGGCTTGCCCGAGCAGCGGCTGCGCCAACTGCTCGACGGCGCAGACGCCACCGCCCTGCTCTGCGGGGGCGAGCACACCGAGTTGGCCCGACGGCTCGCCGCCGACCGGCCGAGCCTGCGGATCGTCCCGGCCATCGACGTGCGACCCGCGCCGCTGCGACCGGTGCGGGTGGACCCGGACGCGCTCGCGTACGTGCTGTTCACCTCCGGGTCCACCGGGCGCCCCAAGGCCGTCGGGCAGAGCCACCGCAACCTCGCGCACGTGGTGAACAACCAGATCGCCACCCTCGACCTGCGGCCGGGCGACCGGCTCAGCCTGCTCGCCTCGTTCAGCTTCGACGCGTCCATCCCCGACCTGTACCCGGCGCTGCTCACCGGCGCCGCCGTCGTCCCGGTCGACCTGCGACGGCACGGCCTGGCGTACGCCGTCGAGCACCTGGCCCGCCACGGTGTCACCGTCTACCACTCCACCCCTACCGTCTACCGGTACCTGCTGGACACCCCGGGCGTCGAACGGCTCGACCGGGTCCGGGTGGTGCTGCTCGGCGGCGAGCAGGCCACCTACGCTGACGCCGCCCGGTCCCGAGGTCGCTTCGCCCCGGGCTGCGTCCTGGTCAACGGCTACGGGGCCACCGAGATGACCTTCGCGGCCCGATACGCGCTGCCGCTTGCCGACGTCGACCCGGCAGCCACGGGCCCGCTGCCGATCGGGACGGCTCTACCCGGGTACGCGCTGCGACTGGCACCGGACGGCGAGATCGTGGTCCGCAGCCAACACCTCGCGCCGGGCTACCTCGGTCAGGCCAGCGACACCTTCGGCCGCGACCCCGACGGCGTGCGGACGTACCGCACCGGTGACCTGGGTGAGCTGCTGCCCACCGGCGATCTGCGCTGCCTCGGCCGGCTCGACCGGCAGGTCAAGCTGCGGGGGTTCCGGGTCGAGCTGACCGAGATCGAGGCGGTGCTCGCCGCCGCGCCGGGCGTCGCGGAGGTGCGCGCCATCGCCCGCGACGGTGACGTGCTGGCCTACGTCCGGTCGGCCGGGCCGCCGGTGGACCCGGCCGCGCTCCGGGCCACCCTGGCCCGGCACCTGCCCGAGTACGCGTTGCCCCGCGCCGTCGTGCCGGTCGCCGAGTTCCCGCTGACCGTCAGCGGGAAGGTCGACGAGCGGGCCCTTCCCGACCCTGCCCGAGCCGGGTCGGTGGGGGACCAGCCGGCTACCCCGACCGAGCGGATCGTGCACGACATCTGGTGCGCCGTGCTCGGACGGGAGGCCGTCGGCCGCTCCGACAGCTTCTTCGACATCGGCGGGCAGTCCCTGCTGCTCGGTCAGGTGCAGCAGCGGCTGGCCGAACGGTTCGGCGTCCGGCCGCCGCTGCTCCGGCTCTTCGAGCATCCGACGGTCGCCGCCCAGGCTCGGCTGGTCGACCCACCGGCACCGGCCGTCGCGCCGGCACCGGCCGTCGGACCCGTACCGGCCGTCGTGGCCTTGGCCGCCGTGCCCCCCATGCCCGCTGGCCCGTCCGCCGCAACCGTCGGCGTACGCGAGTACACCGGCGACGAGATCGCCGTGATCGGTCTGGCCGGCCGATTCCCCGGCGCGGCGGACGCGGCCACGTTCTGGTGGAACCTGTGCGCCGGCGTGGACGCCATCCACGACCACAGTGACGAGGAGTTGGCGGCGCTGGGGGTCGGCCCCGGACTTCGCGCCGACCCCCGGCACGTCAAGGCCACCGGCCGGCTCGACGGGGTCGCCGACTTCGACGCCGAGTTCTTCGCCTTCGGCGACCAGGAAGCCGCCCGCACCGACCCTCAGCACCGACTGTTCCTGGAGACCGCGTGGGAGGCGCTGGAAGATGCCGGTCACGACCCGGCCCGGTTCCCCGGCCCGGTCGGCGTGTACGCCGCCACCTCCGTCAACCGCTACTTCCTGTTCCACCTCATGGACAACCCAGCCGTGGTCGGCGACGTCGACCCGGACGACTGGGAGGCCCGGCTGGTCGGTCGGCAGCTCGCCGACCACCTTCCCGGGCAGGTCGCTTACCGGCTGGGGCTGACCGGGCCGGCGGTGGCGGTGCAGAGCGCCTGCTCCAGCTCGCTGGTCGCCGTATGTCTCGCCGCGCAGAGCCTCGCCGACTACCAGTGCGACATCGCCCTGGCCGGCGGAGTGAGCGTGATGTGGCCCCGACACCGGCACATCCCGGGTGGTCTGGCCTCACCGGACGGCCGCTGCAGGGCCTTCGACGAGGCCGCCCAGGGCGCGGGCTTCGGCTCCGGAGCCGGAGTGGTGGCGCTGCGCCGCCTCGCCGACGCGCAGGCCGACGGTGACCACGTCCTCGCGATCCTGCCCGGCTGGGCGGTCACCAACGACGGCGCCGACCGGGCCGGCTTCGCCGTCCCCGGCCCGGCCGGGCAGGCCGCCGCGGTGGCCGGCGCGCTCGCCGCCGCCGAGGTCACCCCGGGCGAGGTCCGCTTCATCGAGGCGCACGGCAGCGGCACCCCGCTCGGCGACGCGATCGAGGTGGCCGCGCTGCACGAGGTGTACGAGGGCACCGCGCCCGCCGAGACCTGCGCGCTCGGCTCGGTGAAGACCAACATCGGCCACCTCGACGCCGCGGCCGGCATCGCCGGTCTGATCAAGGCGGTGCTCGCCGTGCAGCACGGCGTCATCCCGCCGAACCTGCACTTCACCCGGCCGCACCCGGAGATCGACCTGGCCAACGGCCCGTTCTACGTGCCGACGAAGGTACGGGAGTGGCCGAACGCGCCGCGTCGGGTCGCCGGGGTCAGCTCGTTCGGGCTGGGCGGCACCAACGCACACGTCGTGGTGGAACAGCCGCCCCCGGCGGAACCGCCCGACGCGGGGCCGACCGGGGTGCAGGTGCTGCCGGTCTCGGCGCGTACCCCGGTGGCCCTTCGGGCGGCGTTGACCCGGCTGCGGCGGCACCTGGCCGGCTCCGCGCCTGCCCTCGCCGAGGTCGCCGCGACGCTGGCGCTGGGCCGGCGCGAGTTCGGCTGCCGGGCCGCCGTGGTCGCCACCGACGCGGCCGGCGCGGTCACCGCGCTGGACGAGCTGCTGAGCACCGACGCCCGGGTCGCCGGCCCGGCCGGCGCGCTCCGCGAGCTGGCCGCCAGTTGGGTGGCCGGCCAACACCTGGACTGGACGGCCCTGCACCCGGCCGACGCCATCCGACGCACCTCGCTGCCCACCTACCCCTTCCAGCGGCGGCGGTACTGGATCGACCCCCCTCAGAAAGGCGAGCGGTGACCTGGTTCCTCTCCGCTGGCAGCCGCGATCCGGCGCCGGTGCAACTGTTCTGCCTGCCCTACGCCGGCGCCGGCGCCAGCGCGTTCCGCCACTTCCCGGGCCGTTTCGCGCCGGACGTCGAGGTGCTGCCCGTGCAGCTACCCGGCCGGGAGAACCGGATCAGCGAGGCCCCCCGCTTCCGGGTGGCCGACGTGGCCACCGCCATCGCCGAGCGGGCCGACGGTCCGTACGCGATCTACGGCCACTCGATGGGCGGCCGGCTCGGCTTCGAGGTGATCCGCGAGCTGCGCCGACGCGGGTGTCCGCTGCCGCTGCGGCTCTACGTGGGTGGCGCCCGCGCCCCGCACATCAACGCGCCCAGCGTCTTCGACGGGCTGTCGCAGGTGGACGATGAGGAGCTGCTGCGCCGGCTGCGGGTCGGCGGCGGGTTGCCCGGCGAGGTGCTGGGGCACCCCGAGCTGGTCGAGCTGCTGCTGCCGCTGCTGCGCGCCGACTTCGAGCGGGTGGACGGCTACCGGTACGGACCCGAGGAGCCGCTGCCGGTGCCGATCGTGGTGTTCAGCGGGCGTCACGACGGGGCGGTCAGCCGGGAGCAGAGCGACGCCTGGCGGGAGCACACCTGCGCCGGCTTCACCCTGCACGAGCTGGACGGCGGGCACTTCTTCCTGCACGACGCGCTGCCCGGGCTGGCCGCGGCGATCCGCGCCGACCTGCGCGCCGCGCTCGAACGGGAGACCGCTCGCTCCCCGACGACGGGCGGGCCGGCGCGCGCCGCGGCGGACGGGCACCGGGTGCCGCTGGGCGACACCGGCTGGTCGGTGTGGCGCGACGCCATCCTGCGCAGCACTGGCTTCCCCGCCGAGGGCTTGACCATGCTCGCCGCCCCGCAGGCCGCCGCCGCGGCCGACGAGCTGCTCGCCAGCGGCACCGGTGCCGACCTGTTCGACAAGGAGTTCGCCGCGGCGATCACCGCCGCCGGCCGAGGGCTGAGCGAGCTGGCCGCCGACCCGCTGCTGCGCGAGGCGGTCACCTGGCAGAATCGGAGTGCGCTGGTCGCCCTCGACGGCCTGGCCCGGGGCGGCCCCGATGCCGCCCGCAACGTGCGACGCCGGGAACGGGAACGCACCCTGCTCAAGTACTGGCAGCGGTACTGCGGCAAGAACGAGACGGTCGGCTTCTTCGGGCCGAGCTGCTGGGTCACCATCGACCCCGAGCTGCCGGTGGCGGCGCGGGTGCGCCCCGGCGCCGCGCTGACCCGCAGCCGTTGGGTGTGGTTCGAGTCCTGGGCGCTGGCCGCGTACGCCGAGCGGATCGGTCAGGACCCGGCGGTGCGCCGTTGGTGGGCGCCCCGGCTCGCCCCGCACCTGTGCCTCGTCGGCCGGGAGGTGCGTCGGCCGGGCCGGCCCCCCGTCCCGCTGTCCCCGGTGGAGGCGGCCCTGCTCACCGCCGCCGACGGCCACCGCACCGCGCGCGACGTGGTGACCGACCCGAGCATCGGGCTGCGCCGACCGGAGGACGGGTACGCGCTGCTGGACCGGCTGGTGCAGCGCGAGCTGGTCACCTGGGACGCCGAACTGCCGGTCAGTCCGGCCGCCGAGGAGGTGCTGCGGCAGCGGATCGCCGCCGTCGGCGACGCCCCGGCCCGGGCCGCCGCCCAGGCCGGCTTCGACCGGCTCTGCGCCGCCCGGGACGCGGTCGTCGCGGTGGCCGGAGACCCGGACCGACTGCGGGTGGCGCTCGGCGCGCTCGACGCGACGTTCACGGACCTGACCGGGCAGGCCGCACAACGCCGGGCCGGACAGATGTACGCCGGCCGGACCCTCTGTTACGAGGACACCAGCCGGGACCTGGACGTGGTCTTCGGAGCGCCGCTGCTGGACTCCGTCGCCGCGCCGCTGGCCATGCTGCTGAGGGCCGCCCGCTGGCTGGCCGTCGCGCTCGAGGACGCGTACGGGGCGGTGTTCCGGGAGCTGTACGAGGAACTGCGCGCCGAGGCCGGCGACGCCCCGGTCGCCCTGTCCGACCTGTGGTTCCTGGTCCAGGGGCTGTTCTGGGGCACCGGGGAGCGCCCGGTGGACGCGGTCGCCGCTCAGTTCGCCGCCCGCTGGGCGGAGCTGTTCGAGCTGGATCAGCAGCCTCCCGGCACCACCGAGGTGCGTCTCGACGTGGCGAACCTGGCCGCCCGGGTCGACGAGGCCTTCCCGGCCGTGCGGACGGACTGGTCCAACGCCCGGCTGCACAGCCCGGACCTGCAGATCTGCGCGGCCGACGCGGCCGCGCTGGCCCGGGGCGACTACACAGTGGTGCTCGGCGAGCTGCACGCCGCCTGGCCGTCGTTCGACTGTCAGGTGTTCACCCCGTCGCACCCGGACGTGGAGCGGCTGCGTGACGCGCTGGCCGCCGACCTCGGTCCGCACCGGATCCGGCTGCTCTTTCCCACCGACTGGCCGCGGCGCACGAGCCGGGTCGCGGAGGCGCTGATCGGCCCGACCGACCGGCAGTTGGCCTTCGCGCCGGCGCCCAACGCCGACCCGGACCGGGTGCTGCCCACCGTGGCGCTGACCGTGCACGACGAGGCGGGTCGGCTGGTGGTCGCCGCCGCCGACGGACAGCGTTGGTCGCTGACCGAGGTCTGCGCCGGGCTGCTCAGCACACACGCGGTCGACGGCTTCAAACTGGTCGCCGCCGCGCCGTACACCCCGCGGATCACCCTCGACCGGCTGGTGGTGGCCCGGCAGACCTGGCGGACCACGGTCGGCGCGTGCGGCCTGGGCGCGGTGACCGCGGAGCGGGCCCGCTTCCTGGCCGTGCGGGACTGGCGGCGCCGGTTGGGCCTGCCGGAGCAGGTGTACGTCAAGCTCGGCACCGAGACCAAGCCCTGCTTCGTCGATCTGAGCAGTCCCGCCTTCGCCACGATGTTCTGCGCAATGGTGCGGGCGGCCGGCCGGGACGGCGGCGACGCCACGACGCTGGTGGTCAGCGAGATGCTGCCCACCCCGCAGGACGCCTGGGTGCCCGACGCGGCGGGCCGGCGCTACTTCAGCGAACTACGACTGCACATCGTGGACACCGACAAGCCGGAGCTGATTCGATGAAGCACTTGTTGCCCCTCGGCACGACGGGCTGGTCGGTCTGGCGCGACGTGGTGCTGCGTACCGCCGGCTTCCCGGCCGACGGCCTGGCCGCTTTCGCCGCCCCGGAGGCCGCCGCCGCCGCGGACGCGCTGCTGGCCTGCGATGACAGCGCCGACCTGTTCGACAAGGCGTTCGCCGAGGCCCTGGCCGGGGCCTCGGTGACCGCCGGCGAGATCGCCGCCGATCCGCTGCTGCGCGAGGCGGTCACCTGGCAGAACCCGGCCATGTTGACCGCCCTGGACGGGTTGCTGCGTACCGACCCGTCGGTGCGCAACCACTGGCGGCGTCGGCGCGAACTGAGCCTGCTGCGCTACTGGCAGCGCTACTGCGGCAAGGCCGAGACGATCGGCTTCTTCGGCCCGGTCTGCTGGGGCGTCCTCGACCCCGCTGAGGAGTCGACCCGGCTGAGCCCGGGGCCGGGGCTGCTGTCGGGCCGGCTGGTGCGCTTCGAGGCGTGGGCGTTGATCGCGTACGCCGATCGGCTCGCCGACGACCTGGACGTGCGTCGCTGGTGGGCGCCAGCGCTGGCGCCGCACCTGACGGTGGAGGGCCGGCGGCTGCACCGGCCGCTGCACCCCCCGGTGGAGGTGTCCACGCTGGAGGCCCGGCTGCTGGCCGGGTGCGACGGGCGTACGCCGGCACTGCGGCTGGTCGAGGGGATCCTTGCCGACGGCGACGCCGGCATGCGCTCCGCCGCCGACGCGTACCTGCTGCTCGACCGACTGGTCGAGCGTGGCCTGCTGACCTGGGACGCCGGTCTGCCGATCAGCCCCCGGGCCGAGCAGGTGCTGCGGGAGCGGCTGGACGCGATCGGCGCGGCCGACCTGCGCGCCGAGGTGATCGACGGCTTCGACCGGCTCTGTGCGCGCCGCGACGACGTCGCCGCGGCGGCTGGCGACCCGGACCGGTTGGGCGCCGCGCTGGAGGCGCTGAACGCAGAGTTCACCGAGGTCACCGGTCGGCCCGCCACCCGGCAGGCCGGTCAGATGTACGTCGGCCGGACGGTGGTGTACGAGGAGACCGCCCGGGATCTCAGCGTGACCGTCGGTGCGGGGGTGCTCGATGCCCTCGCCGCGCCGCTGGCCGTGCTGCTCCAGGCCGCGCGGTGGCTGACCGCGGAGATCGGCGCCGCCTGCGAACGGCTCCTCGCCGAGCTGTACGAGGAGTTGCGCGCCGACGGCCCGGTGCGGCTGGCCGACGTCTGGTCCCTGGCCCAGGGGCTGCTGCTCGCCCCGGAGGGGCCACTGGCTGCCGCCGGAGCCGGCTTCACCGCCCGCTGGGCGGAGTTGTTCGACCTGGCCGCGCTGCCGCCGGGGCAGTCGGAGCTGCGGCTCAGCGCCGCGGAGCTGACCGAGCGGGCCCACCGGGTGTTCCCGGCGACCGCGCCGGGTTGGCCGTCCGGCCGGATCCACAGCCCGGACGTGCAGATCAGCGCCGTCGACCTGGACGCGTTGAACCGGGGTGAGTTCCTGCTGGTGCTGGGCGAGCTGCACCCGGCTCACGTGCCCTTCGACAGCGCGGTCTTCGTGCCGTTCCACCCGGACCCGGTGGCGCTGCGCGCCGGGCTGGACGCCGACCTCGGCCCGGCCCGGGTCCGGGTGCTCTACCCCGAGGGCTTCCCGAGGGTGACCACCCGCACCACGTACGGGCTGAACAGCGCGGCCGACCGGCAGCTCGGCATCGACACCGCCCGCGGTGGTGAGATCGACCGGTTGGTCCCCGCCACCGAGGTGCGGGTGGTGCCGGCGGGTGACCGGCTGGAGGCGGTGCTGCCCGACGGCACCCGCTGGCCGCTGGTGGAGGTCTTCGCCAACCTGCTCGGGTCGTTGCTGTTGGACAGCTTCAAGTTGCTCGACCCGGCGCCGCACACGCCCCGGATCACCATCGACCGCCTGGTGGTTGCCCGGCGGACGTGGCGGACCACGGTGGGGGACAGCGGTCTGGCCGGGGTGAAGGGGGAGGCCGGCCGGTTCCTCGCGGTGCGCCGATGGCGGGCCCGGCTCGGCCTGCCGGAGCGGGTGTTCGTGAAGCTCGGCACCGAGGTCAAGCCCTGCTATGTAGACCTGACCGGCCCGCTCTACGCCCAGTCGCTGTGCGCGATGGTCGACGCCGCCGCCCGTACCGGGCCGGACGTCGCGATCGTGGTCACCGAGTTGCTGCCGACGCCCGACGACAGCTGGGTGACCGACGCGGAGGGCCGCGGGTACGTCAACGAGCTCCGCCTGCAGGTCACCGATCCGAGCAGCTACCCCGGGGGAAACGGGTGACCGACATCCTGTCCGTCAGCGCCGTGCGGGGCGAGTCGCTGCCCTGGCCGGACGCGACGCTCGCCGAGCTGGTCGTGGCGCAGGCCGCCCGCACCCCGGACGCGGTGGCCGTGCGCCAGTGGGACACGCGGCTCAGCTATGCCGAGCTGCTGTCCCGGGCCGCCGGGGTGGCCGCCACGCTGCGTGCCCGGGGGGTCGGTCGGCAGACCCGGGTGGGTGTGTGCGGCACCCGTCGACCGGACTTGGTGGCCACCGTGCTCGGTGTGCTGCTGGCTGGCGGTTGTTACGTGCCGCTGGAGCCGGGCGGCCCGCGTCGGCGGTTGCATGCGATCGCCGCCGACGCGGGCCTGTCCCTGGTGGTGGGCGACGCCGCGGAGGCCGAGTTCGGCGCCGCGCCCGGTGTCGAGGCGATCGGCCTGCCCGGTCCGGCTTCCCTCGCGCCGTGCCCGGCCCGCCCCGGCGATCCGGCGTACGTGCTGTTCACCTCCGGCTCTACCGGCCGACCCAAGGGTGTGCTCACCACCCACCGCAACGTGGTCGAGTTCGTCAGCGGCGTGGTCGCGCTCAGCGGCGCGGACGCCGGCGTGCGCAGCCTGGGCATCGCCTCACTTGGCTTCGACGCGGCGACCATGGACCTGTTCGTCCCGCTGCTGCTCGGTGGCACGGTGCAGCTGCTCGGCGCCGAGGACCGCGCCGACCCGGTGCGCCTGGCCCGGTTCATCGTCGCGCACGAGGTGAACTGGGGCTTCATCACGCCCACCGTGCTGGCCATGCTCGACCCGGAGGAGGTGCCCGACTGGCGCACGGTGCTGTGCGGTGGCGAGGCCGTCCCGGCCGCGTTGGCCGCGCGCTGGGCGCCCGGCCGGCGCTTCCTCAACGGGTACGGGCCGACGGAGACCACGGTGCTGGCGGTCAGCGGCCCGTTGAGCGCCACCGAGACCGACCCGGTGCCGATCGGCCGGCCGCTGCCCAACCATCGCGCGTACGTGGTGGACGCCGCGCTGGACCCGATGCCGGTGGGGGAGACCGGTGAGCTGCTGATCGGCGGGCCCGGGCTGGCCGACGGATACCTGGGCCAGCCCGCGCTGACCGCCGAGCGTTTCGTCCCGGACCCGTTCTCCGGCCTGCCCGGTGAGCGCCTGTACCGCACCGGTGACCTGGTCCGCCACGACCCGGACGGGCGGATCGTCTACCTCGGCCGGGCCGACCGGCAGGTCAAGATCCGGGGGCAGCGGATCGAGCTGGGTGAGGTCGAGGCGGTGCTGGCCGACCTGCCCGGCGTCGCCTCGGTGGCCGTTGAGGCGGTGGCCGGGCCGGCCGGCACCGAGCTGGTCGCGTTCCTCACCCCGACGGACGCGCCCGACGACGCGCGGCTGCGCGCGTACGCCGGCAGTCGGCTGACCGCCGCGATGCTGCCGGCCCGGGTGCTGCGCCGCGCCGCGCTGCCGGTGAGCCCGACCAGCGGCAAGCTGGACCGGCCGGCGTTGCGGGCGCTGGCCGTCACCGCCCTCACCACCCCACCGGCCGAGCCGGGCGGCACGCCCGCCGACGCGGCGGTGCCCGCCGACCTGACCGACGACCCGGTCGCGGCGGCGGTGGCCGGGATCTGGACCCGGCTGCTGGGCGCGCCGCCGGGTCCGGACACCGACTTCCTCGCCG comes from Micromonospora vinacea and encodes:
- a CDS encoding lantibiotic dehydratase, with translation MKHLLPLGTTGWSVWRDVVLRTAGFPADGLAAFAAPEAAAAADALLACDDSADLFDKAFAEALAGASVTAGEIAADPLLREAVTWQNPAMLTALDGLLRTDPSVRNHWRRRRELSLLRYWQRYCGKAETIGFFGPVCWGVLDPAEESTRLSPGPGLLSGRLVRFEAWALIAYADRLADDLDVRRWWAPALAPHLTVEGRRLHRPLHPPVEVSTLEARLLAGCDGRTPALRLVEGILADGDAGMRSAADAYLLLDRLVERGLLTWDAGLPISPRAEQVLRERLDAIGAADLRAEVIDGFDRLCARRDDVAAAAGDPDRLGAALEALNAEFTEVTGRPATRQAGQMYVGRTVVYEETARDLSVTVGAGVLDALAAPLAVLLQAARWLTAEIGAACERLLAELYEELRADGPVRLADVWSLAQGLLLAPEGPLAAAGAGFTARWAELFDLAALPPGQSELRLSAAELTERAHRVFPATAPGWPSGRIHSPDVQISAVDLDALNRGEFLLVLGELHPAHVPFDSAVFVPFHPDPVALRAGLDADLGPARVRVLYPEGFPRVTTRTTYGLNSAADRQLGIDTARGGEIDRLVPATEVRVVPAGDRLEAVLPDGTRWPLVEVFANLLGSLLLDSFKLLDPAPHTPRITIDRLVVARRTWRTTVGDSGLAGVKGEAGRFLAVRRWRARLGLPERVFVKLGTEVKPCYVDLTGPLYAQSLCAMVDAAARTGPDVAIVVTELLPTPDDSWVTDAEGRGYVNELRLQVTDPSSYPGGNG
- a CDS encoding beta-ketoacyl synthase N-terminal-like domain-containing protein encodes the protein MKTSTLVHHFVDVAATRSDQPAVLGDTGPLDYATLAGLAGGHVDLLTAAGVQPGDRIGMLTAHGAATIAAILGTLATGATYVPLDPGLPEQRLRQLLDGADATALLCGGEHTELARRLAADRPSLRIVPAIDVRPAPLRPVRVDPDALAYVLFTSGSTGRPKAVGQSHRNLAHVVNNQIATLDLRPGDRLSLLASFSFDASIPDLYPALLTGAAVVPVDLRRHGLAYAVEHLARHGVTVYHSTPTVYRYLLDTPGVERLDRVRVVLLGGEQATYADAARSRGRFAPGCVLVNGYGATEMTFAARYALPLADVDPAATGPLPIGTALPGYALRLAPDGEIVVRSQHLAPGYLGQASDTFGRDPDGVRTYRTGDLGELLPTGDLRCLGRLDRQVKLRGFRVELTEIEAVLAAAPGVAEVRAIARDGDVLAYVRSAGPPVDPAALRATLARHLPEYALPRAVVPVAEFPLTVSGKVDERALPDPARAGSVGDQPATPTERIVHDIWCAVLGREAVGRSDSFFDIGGQSLLLGQVQQRLAERFGVRPPLLRLFEHPTVAAQARLVDPPAPAVAPAPAVGPVPAVVALAAVPPMPAGPSAATVGVREYTGDEIAVIGLAGRFPGAADAATFWWNLCAGVDAIHDHSDEELAALGVGPGLRADPRHVKATGRLDGVADFDAEFFAFGDQEAARTDPQHRLFLETAWEALEDAGHDPARFPGPVGVYAATSVNRYFLFHLMDNPAVVGDVDPDDWEARLVGRQLADHLPGQVAYRLGLTGPAVAVQSACSSSLVAVCLAAQSLADYQCDIALAGGVSVMWPRHRHIPGGLASPDGRCRAFDEAAQGAGFGSGAGVVALRRLADAQADGDHVLAILPGWAVTNDGADRAGFAVPGPAGQAAAVAGALAAAEVTPGEVRFIEAHGSGTPLGDAIEVAALHEVYEGTAPAETCALGSVKTNIGHLDAAAGIAGLIKAVLAVQHGVIPPNLHFTRPHPEIDLANGPFYVPTKVREWPNAPRRVAGVSSFGLGGTNAHVVVEQPPPAEPPDAGPTGVQVLPVSARTPVALRAALTRLRRHLAGSAPALAEVAATLALGRREFGCRAAVVATDAAGAVTALDELLSTDARVAGPAGALRELAASWVAGQHLDWTALHPADAIRRTSLPTYPFQRRRYWIDPPQKGER
- a CDS encoding DUF2267 domain-containing protein; its protein translation is MTDGDGFPHFIDAVSRRSGLPTEQAAALARAVLQTMAERVTGGPPDDLAGHLPNSVGGYLTGPAPDPAGAVGPDLAGGSPPDPGGAGGADLGVDPLLSGGPEPGVGGLNTGVGLEVGGAVPPPSDAGPAEFLRRVGQRAGVDAATARAGTGAVFATLREAMTVREFRDMVARLPRDGGGGGAASDPPVSSDPYLP
- a CDS encoding thioesterase domain-containing protein — encoded protein: MTWFLSAGSRDPAPVQLFCLPYAGAGASAFRHFPGRFAPDVEVLPVQLPGRENRISEAPRFRVADVATAIAERADGPYAIYGHSMGGRLGFEVIRELRRRGCPLPLRLYVGGARAPHINAPSVFDGLSQVDDEELLRRLRVGGGLPGEVLGHPELVELLLPLLRADFERVDGYRYGPEEPLPVPIVVFSGRHDGAVSREQSDAWREHTCAGFTLHELDGGHFFLHDALPGLAAAIRADLRAALERETARSPTTGGPARAAADGHRVPLGDTGWSVWRDAILRSTGFPAEGLTMLAAPQAAAAADELLASGTGADLFDKEFAAAITAAGRGLSELAADPLLREAVTWQNRSALVALDGLARGGPDAARNVRRRERERTLLKYWQRYCGKNETVGFFGPSCWVTIDPELPVAARVRPGAALTRSRWVWFESWALAAYAERIGQDPAVRRWWAPRLAPHLCLVGREVRRPGRPPVPLSPVEAALLTAADGHRTARDVVTDPSIGLRRPEDGYALLDRLVQRELVTWDAELPVSPAAEEVLRQRIAAVGDAPARAAAQAGFDRLCAARDAVVAVAGDPDRLRVALGALDATFTDLTGQAAQRRAGQMYAGRTLCYEDTSRDLDVVFGAPLLDSVAAPLAMLLRAARWLAVALEDAYGAVFRELYEELRAEAGDAPVALSDLWFLVQGLFWGTGERPVDAVAAQFAARWAELFELDQQPPGTTEVRLDVANLAARVDEAFPAVRTDWSNARLHSPDLQICAADAAALARGDYTVVLGELHAAWPSFDCQVFTPSHPDVERLRDALAADLGPHRIRLLFPTDWPRRTSRVAEALIGPTDRQLAFAPAPNADPDRVLPTVALTVHDEAGRLVVAAADGQRWSLTEVCAGLLSTHAVDGFKLVAAAPYTPRITLDRLVVARQTWRTTVGACGLGAVTAERARFLAVRDWRRRLGLPEQVYVKLGTETKPCFVDLSSPAFATMFCAMVRAAGRDGGDATTLVVSEMLPTPQDAWVPDAAGRRYFSELRLHIVDTDKPELIR